A single Calidifontibacter indicus DNA region contains:
- a CDS encoding peptidoglycan-binding protein, whose translation MQELQARLNRNGYPVSQTHTFGPVALDYVKQFQTTKALPATGVVDARTWTALIGGTQEIPLYTTAVQYIEQRGPNRTARVVLSFDDCPKSYTAFKAVVDAAAASRVTIVLAPTGDCQRGSTFSATYARSKGQIVIGHSNTHPNLRNLTDAQVLAQIDPASAASGYMRPPYGSWDARVTKLLASKGVRVWAWTRDTGDWAGASQAAIVNYLATTTQSNDTVLAHMTWNAFNPTALAQIKAGLATRGLALCQAFAGTTAPSRLPDQLPCTGGVNHWTARARPAAIQDHTSWRGSGSGGTR comes from the coding sequence GTGCAGGAACTCCAAGCACGCCTCAACCGCAACGGCTACCCGGTCAGCCAGACGCACACGTTCGGCCCGGTGGCTCTCGACTACGTCAAGCAGTTCCAGACCACGAAGGCGCTACCCGCGACCGGGGTTGTCGACGCGCGCACTTGGACGGCGCTGATCGGCGGAACGCAGGAGATCCCGCTGTACACGACGGCAGTCCAGTACATCGAGCAGCGCGGACCGAACCGCACCGCACGGGTCGTGCTGTCGTTCGATGATTGTCCGAAGTCGTACACCGCGTTCAAAGCAGTGGTCGACGCGGCTGCTGCATCGCGAGTGACGATCGTGCTCGCCCCGACCGGCGACTGTCAGCGCGGCTCGACGTTCAGCGCCACCTACGCGCGGTCCAAGGGCCAGATCGTCATCGGCCACTCCAACACCCACCCCAACCTCCGCAACCTCACCGACGCGCAGGTGCTGGCGCAGATCGATCCGGCCTCGGCCGCCTCGGGGTACATGCGTCCGCCGTACGGCTCGTGGGATGCCCGGGTCACGAAACTCCTTGCGAGCAAGGGGGTTCGCGTCTGGGCTTGGACCCGGGATACGGGCGACTGGGCGGGCGCGTCGCAGGCCGCCATCGTGAACTACTTGGCGACGACGACGCAGTCGAACGACACCGTGCTCGCACACATGACCTGGAACGCGTTCAACCCGACCGCGCTGGCGCAGATCAAGGCCGGTCTGGCAACCCGAGGGCTCGCGCTCTGTCAGGCGTTCGCCGGCACGACCGCGCCGTCCCGCTTGCCCGATCAGTTGCCGTGCACCGGCGGGGTGAACCACTGGACGGCGCGTGCACGACCGGCGGCGATCCAGGACCACACGTCGTGGCGTGGGTCGGGCTCTGGCGGCACGAGGTAG
- a CDS encoding Dyp-type peroxidase, translated as MPFEHLRELRKRFRRESVTLQLDDIQSLILRSRPEPYVGIHAGLRVDTPEGGRALLGRLVEYVPSAQDWTADMHAWTGVAISHAGLKAMGLPEESLASFPLPFRQGMAARAGQLMDTGENAPETWEEFYKDDSLHVAVTIYADSEESLADAVEKALGYLEEIDGVTLLGTHAFGAPDAANPFGYHDSLSQPLVAGAGVDALPGQERAIAAGEFILGEDSETGSPVAMPSPDVLGRNGSFVVLRKYDSRVGAWNDFLREHAEEDTQESRDALGAKLVGRWRSGAPLVLSPEKDDVDLGMDQSRNDDFDYSDDRRGLMCPHSAHVRRMNPRGSELTILTDENIHRIIRRSSTFGPEWDPDLTAADDKDDERGLFFIFISARAYDTVEFLQQEWINRGNFVDLGTERDPVVGLHEEPGRFTIPDRPVRKRVDGVTTFNRLRGGEYMFMPSLTALRWIADAGWES; from the coding sequence ATGCCGTTCGAGCACCTCAGGGAGCTGCGCAAGCGGTTCCGTCGGGAGAGCGTCACGCTGCAGCTCGACGACATCCAGTCCCTCATCCTGCGGTCGCGGCCCGAGCCCTACGTCGGGATCCACGCGGGGTTGCGGGTCGACACCCCCGAGGGGGGTCGTGCCCTGCTGGGGCGGCTCGTCGAGTACGTCCCCTCGGCGCAGGACTGGACCGCGGACATGCACGCGTGGACGGGGGTGGCGATCAGCCACGCCGGCCTCAAGGCGATGGGCCTGCCGGAGGAGTCCCTCGCGAGTTTCCCGCTGCCGTTCCGGCAGGGCATGGCGGCCCGCGCGGGCCAGCTCATGGACACGGGCGAGAACGCCCCGGAGACGTGGGAGGAGTTCTACAAGGACGACTCCCTGCACGTCGCGGTGACGATCTACGCCGACTCGGAGGAGTCCCTGGCGGACGCCGTGGAGAAGGCTCTGGGGTACCTGGAGGAGATCGACGGGGTCACCCTGCTCGGCACGCACGCGTTCGGGGCGCCGGATGCGGCCAACCCGTTCGGCTACCACGACTCGCTCAGCCAGCCGCTCGTCGCGGGCGCCGGCGTCGACGCCCTCCCGGGGCAGGAGCGGGCCATCGCCGCGGGCGAGTTCATCCTCGGGGAGGACAGCGAGACGGGTTCGCCCGTCGCCATGCCCTCGCCGGACGTGCTGGGTCGTAACGGCTCGTTCGTCGTGCTCCGCAAGTACGACAGCCGTGTCGGCGCCTGGAACGACTTCCTCCGCGAGCACGCGGAGGAGGACACGCAGGAGTCCCGCGACGCCCTCGGCGCGAAGCTCGTCGGCCGGTGGCGGTCGGGGGCGCCGCTCGTCCTCTCCCCCGAGAAGGACGACGTCGACCTCGGCATGGATCAGTCCCGCAACGACGACTTCGACTACTCCGACGACCGCCGCGGCCTCATGTGCCCCCACTCGGCGCACGTGCGCCGCATGAACCCGCGCGGCAGCGAGCTGACGATCCTCACGGACGAGAACATCCACCGGATCATCCGCCGCTCCTCGACGTTCGGCCCCGAATGGGACCCCGACCTCACCGCCGCCGACGACAAGGACGACGAGCGCGGCCTGTTCTTCATCTTCATCAGCGCCCGCGCCTACGACACGGTCGAGTTCCTCCAGCAGGAGTGGATCAACCGCGGCAACTTCGTCGACCTCGGCACCGAACGCGACCCCGTCGTCGGACTCCACGAGGAACCGGGCCGGTTCACCATCCCCGACCGCCCCGTCCGCAAGCGCGTCGACGGCGTGACCACGTTCAACCGCCTCCGCGGCGGCGAATACATGTTCATGCCCTCCCTCACCGCCCTCCGCTGGATCGCCGACGCGGGCTGGGAGAGCTGA
- a CDS encoding DUF952 domain-containing protein: protein MKSEPTTELFHLALPADWILAQGQGEYRVSTRGVTLEEQGFIHLSFKHQWPATRQRFYADVTTPLLLLTIDPTGLDVRPEPGNPGSEELFPHLYGPLPLTAVTRIERLDPPHA, encoded by the coding sequence ATGAAATCCGAGCCGACCACCGAACTGTTCCACCTCGCCCTTCCTGCAGACTGGATCCTGGCGCAGGGACAGGGTGAGTACCGGGTCTCGACCCGTGGTGTCACCCTCGAAGAGCAGGGCTTCATCCACCTTTCGTTCAAGCATCAGTGGCCGGCTACCAGGCAGCGCTTCTACGCCGACGTCACCACCCCGCTGCTGCTGCTCACCATCGACCCGACCGGGCTCGACGTGCGTCCCGAACCCGGCAACCCCGGCTCCGAGGAACTGTTCCCGCACCTCTACGGCCCGTTGCCGCTCACCGCGGTGACCCGCATCGAGCGACTCGACCCGCCGCACGCCTGA
- the lpdA gene encoding dihydrolipoyl dehydrogenase — translation MADHFDVVVLGAGPGGYVAAIRASQLGLKVAVVEKKYWGGVCLNVGCIPSKALLKNAELSHTLTHEKDKFGIVGDASMEYGPTHKRSRAVSEGIVKGVHFLMKKNKITEIDGWGTLNGAKSMSVELNSGQTQELSFDNLIIAAGATTRMLPGVTVSDNVVTYEEQILDPNLPKSIVIAGSGAIGVEFAYVMTNFGVDVTIVEFLDRMVPTEDEEISKELAKHYKKLGVKVLTGTKVESVEDTGSGVKVTVSPAKGGDQQVLEADRLLSAIGFAPRLEGYGLESVGVETTDRGAIKVDDYGRTNVDGVYAIGDITGKLMLAHVAEAMGIVAAETIAGAETQTIDFQNIPRATYCMPQIGSMGLSEAQAKDAGHEVKTAKFPFTANGKAMGLGEPVGFVKVVADAKHNEILGVHMIGPDVTELLPAAVTATTWDLTAAEMSRVVFAHPTLGEALKEAFHGIEGHMINF, via the coding sequence GTGGCAGATCACTTTGACGTCGTTGTCCTCGGTGCCGGCCCTGGCGGGTACGTCGCCGCCATCCGCGCTAGCCAGCTCGGCCTGAAGGTCGCTGTGGTTGAGAAGAAGTACTGGGGAGGTGTCTGTCTCAACGTCGGGTGCATTCCGTCGAAGGCCCTGCTGAAGAACGCGGAGCTGTCGCACACGCTCACCCACGAGAAGGACAAGTTCGGCATCGTCGGCGATGCCTCGATGGAGTACGGCCCGACGCACAAGCGCAGCCGTGCCGTCTCCGAGGGCATCGTCAAGGGTGTCCACTTCCTGATGAAGAAGAACAAGATCACCGAGATCGACGGCTGGGGCACCCTCAACGGCGCCAAGTCGATGTCGGTGGAGCTCAACTCGGGACAGACCCAGGAGCTCAGCTTCGACAACCTCATCATCGCCGCCGGCGCCACCACGCGCATGCTGCCGGGCGTCACGGTCAGCGACAACGTCGTGACCTACGAGGAGCAGATCCTCGACCCCAACCTCCCCAAGTCGATCGTCATCGCCGGCTCCGGCGCGATCGGTGTTGAGTTCGCCTACGTGATGACCAACTTCGGCGTCGACGTCACCATCGTCGAGTTCCTCGACCGCATGGTGCCGACCGAAGACGAAGAGATCTCCAAGGAACTCGCCAAGCACTACAAGAAGCTCGGCGTCAAGGTGCTCACCGGCACCAAGGTCGAGTCGGTCGAAGACACCGGCTCCGGCGTCAAGGTCACGGTCTCCCCCGCCAAGGGTGGCGACCAGCAGGTGCTCGAAGCCGACCGCCTCCTGTCGGCCATCGGCTTCGCGCCGCGCCTCGAGGGCTACGGCCTGGAGTCCGTGGGCGTCGAGACCACCGACCGCGGTGCGATCAAGGTCGACGACTACGGCCGCACCAACGTCGACGGCGTCTACGCGATCGGCGACATCACCGGCAAGCTTATGCTCGCCCACGTCGCCGAAGCCATGGGCATCGTCGCCGCCGAGACAATCGCCGGCGCCGAAACCCAGACCATCGACTTCCAGAACATCCCCCGCGCCACCTACTGCATGCCGCAGATCGGTTCGATGGGGTTGTCCGAAGCCCAGGCCAAGGACGCCGGCCACGAGGTCAAGACCGCCAAGTTCCCGTTCACCGCCAACGGCAAGGCCATGGGCCTCGGCGAGCCCGTCGGCTTCGTCAAGGTCGTCGCCGACGCCAAGCACAACGAGATCCTCGGTGTCCACATGATCGGCCCCGACGTCACCGAACTCCTCCCGGCCGCCGTCACCGCCACCACCTGGGACCTCACCGCCGCCGAGATGTCGCGCGTCGTGTTCGCCCACCCGACCCTGGGTGAGGCGCTCAAGGAAGCGTTCCACGGCATCGAAGGCCACATGATCAATTTTTGA
- a CDS encoding maleylpyruvate isomerase N-terminal domain-containing protein: MTRLPDQPIAEKHRIISGGFTQRVRGVTDWDAPTPVQEWTARDVVEHLTWIRSVLGDAVSLAPLPAADDPVALWEAHAGQIQAILDDPESMNLPH; this comes from the coding sequence GTGACGCGCTTGCCCGACCAGCCGATCGCCGAGAAGCACCGCATCATCTCCGGCGGCTTCACGCAGCGGGTTCGGGGCGTCACCGACTGGGACGCTCCGACCCCGGTGCAGGAGTGGACGGCGCGCGACGTCGTCGAGCACCTGACGTGGATCCGTTCGGTGCTCGGCGACGCGGTGTCGCTGGCGCCGCTGCCGGCGGCCGACGATCCGGTGGCGCTGTGGGAGGCGCACGCCGGGCAGATCCAGGCGATCCTCGACGATCCGGAATCGATGAATCTGCCTCACTAG
- a CDS encoding SRPBCC family protein has protein sequence MSTNTGERNTTATIEADPDLPIIRITRDFHATTEQLFRAHTDPDLYMKWVGPNDIGTEIDYWDARTGGSWRFTNVRGGEEYGFHGSFHEVSPTRMVQTFTWEAMPEGVSLETLVFEDLGDGWTRLHAQSLVESFEARDGWLNSGMEVGVNDGYAKLDGLVSDGAIA, from the coding sequence ATGAGCACCAACACGGGCGAACGCAACACCACTGCGACGATCGAGGCCGACCCCGACCTGCCGATCATCCGCATCACCCGCGACTTCCACGCGACGACGGAGCAGTTGTTTCGGGCGCACACCGACCCCGACCTCTATATGAAGTGGGTCGGCCCGAACGACATCGGCACGGAGATCGACTACTGGGACGCTCGCACCGGCGGCAGCTGGCGATTCACCAATGTGCGGGGCGGGGAGGAGTACGGGTTCCACGGTTCGTTCCACGAGGTGAGTCCCACCCGCATGGTGCAGACCTTCACCTGGGAGGCCATGCCCGAGGGCGTCTCGCTGGAAACGCTGGTCTTCGAAGACCTCGGCGACGGTTGGACCCGGCTGCACGCGCAGTCGTTGGTCGAGTCGTTCGAGGCCCGCGACGGATGGCTGAACAGCGGCATGGAGGTCGGTGTCAACGACGGCTACGCCAAGCTCGACGGCCTCGTCTCCGATGGGGCGATCGCGTGA
- a CDS encoding zinc-binding dehydrogenase, translating to MLAAYAARTDAENPLSALEVGEIEPGETPADWVTVRMRASSLNHHDIWSLRGVGLPADRLPMILGCDGVGETEDGRIVVLHAVIPSAGWTGDETLDPKRSLLSERYPGTLAEQVRVPAGNLVALPEGMPIEHAACVSTSWLTAFRMLFVQSGVRPGDTVLVQGAGGGVATAAVQLGSAAGLRMFVTSRDEARGAKAVELGAEAAFASGERLPQRVDAVLETVGAATWSHSVKSLKPGGTIVIAGATSGDAPPAELTRIFFQQMRVQGSTMGTRTELQQLLSFMASRRIEPVIDSVRPLSQARDAFERMESGEVFGKLVLTV from the coding sequence ATGCTAGCCGCCTACGCCGCCCGCACCGACGCCGAAAACCCGCTGTCCGCCCTGGAGGTGGGCGAGATCGAGCCGGGGGAGACCCCCGCCGACTGGGTCACCGTCCGAATGCGGGCCTCGAGCCTCAACCACCACGACATCTGGTCGCTGCGCGGCGTCGGGCTGCCGGCCGACCGGTTGCCGATGATTCTTGGCTGCGACGGTGTCGGTGAGACCGAAGACGGTCGAATCGTGGTGTTGCACGCCGTGATTCCGAGCGCCGGATGGACGGGCGACGAGACCCTCGACCCTAAGCGCAGTCTGCTCTCCGAGCGCTACCCGGGCACGCTCGCCGAGCAGGTGCGGGTGCCGGCCGGCAACCTGGTCGCGCTGCCCGAGGGCATGCCGATCGAGCACGCCGCGTGTGTGTCGACCAGTTGGTTGACGGCCTTCCGGATGCTCTTCGTGCAGTCGGGCGTGCGACCGGGCGACACCGTGCTGGTGCAGGGCGCGGGCGGCGGTGTCGCGACCGCTGCCGTCCAGTTGGGGTCGGCGGCCGGCCTGCGGATGTTCGTCACCAGCCGCGACGAGGCGCGCGGCGCCAAGGCCGTCGAGCTTGGTGCCGAGGCCGCGTTCGCTTCGGGTGAGCGGCTGCCGCAGCGCGTCGACGCCGTGCTGGAGACGGTCGGTGCAGCGACGTGGTCGCATTCGGTGAAGTCGCTCAAGCCGGGTGGCACCATCGTCATCGCAGGAGCGACGTCGGGTGATGCGCCGCCGGCCGAGCTGACGCGAATCTTCTTCCAGCAGATGCGAGTTCAGGGTTCGACGATGGGCACTCGCACCGAGCTTCAGCAGTTGCTGAGTTTCATGGCGAGCCGCCGCATCGAGCCGGTGATCGACTCCGTGCGCCCGCTGTCGCAGGCGCGCGACGCGTTCGAGCGGATGGAGAGTGGAGAGGTGTTCGGCAAGCTGGTGCTGACGGTCTAG
- a CDS encoding catalase family protein, which yields MNPIRYHDDIEVPVENEAEISQRIVERMAATQAENADRHRHAHRDAHAKSHAIITGQLTVHDDLPHELAQGIFATPGTHEVVARLSSAPGDIHSDEIPAPRGFALKIIGVEGERLSPDLGGANQDFLMVNFPTLAFGTVTKYEDMLDILEKNASNPAAAQKAVSAAARGIASITEKLGRTPGATVQGLANDYSHMLGETFYTQAAIRYGDHVAKMSLAPTGEVAELTGVDVGDDFDAMRTAVVRHFMTKGATYELRAQLCTDLKTMPVEDAAVLWDEDESPFRVVATVRFDPQDVGGPARRVAGDDHLAFNPWNGVEAHRPLGSIMRVRKLAYESSSRQRHDLNAVARREPDSLADLTA from the coding sequence ATGAACCCCATCCGCTACCACGATGACATCGAGGTCCCCGTCGAGAACGAGGCCGAGATCTCCCAGCGAATCGTCGAACGAATGGCCGCCACCCAGGCGGAGAACGCCGACCGTCACCGCCACGCCCACCGCGACGCGCACGCCAAGAGCCACGCGATCATCACCGGGCAACTCACCGTCCACGACGACCTGCCGCACGAGCTCGCGCAGGGCATCTTCGCCACCCCCGGCACCCACGAGGTCGTCGCCCGCCTCTCGTCGGCACCCGGCGACATCCACTCCGACGAGATCCCTGCCCCGCGGGGTTTCGCGCTCAAGATCATCGGCGTGGAGGGCGAGCGCCTGTCCCCCGACCTCGGTGGCGCCAACCAGGACTTCCTCATGGTGAACTTCCCGACGCTCGCGTTCGGCACCGTGACCAAGTACGAGGACATGCTCGACATCCTCGAGAAGAACGCGAGCAACCCGGCCGCCGCGCAGAAGGCGGTCTCCGCCGCCGCCCGGGGCATCGCCTCGATCACCGAGAAACTCGGTCGCACCCCCGGCGCGACCGTCCAGGGCCTCGCGAACGACTACTCCCACATGCTCGGTGAGACCTTCTACACCCAGGCCGCGATCCGTTACGGCGACCACGTCGCCAAGATGTCCCTCGCGCCGACCGGGGAGGTCGCCGAGCTCACCGGCGTCGACGTCGGCGACGACTTCGACGCGATGCGTACCGCGGTCGTCCGCCACTTCATGACCAAGGGCGCGACGTACGAGCTGCGGGCGCAGCTGTGCACCGACCTGAAGACCATGCCCGTCGAGGACGCCGCCGTGCTCTGGGACGAGGACGAGTCTCCGTTCCGCGTGGTCGCGACGGTCCGTTTCGACCCGCAGGACGTCGGCGGACCCGCCCGTCGGGTCGCCGGTGACGACCACCTCGCGTTCAACCCGTGGAACGGAGTCGAGGCCCATCGGCCCCTCGGGTCGATCATGCGCGTGCGCAAGCTCGCCTACGAGTCGTCCTCGCGGCAGCGGCACGACCTCAACGCCGTGGCCCGCCGGGAGCCGGACTCCCTCGCCGACCTCACCGCCTGA
- a CDS encoding ArsR/SmtB family transcription factor translates to MSDELSKVFAALADPTRRDIVARLVIGDATVGELAAPYDMSLQAISKHLKVLEAAGLVSRSRDAQRRPVHLEADVLGTMTDWVQQHQRRAEERMSRLDRVLAEAGRHTPNHSQHRSEGEPS, encoded by the coding sequence ATGAGTGACGAGCTGTCGAAGGTGTTCGCCGCACTGGCGGACCCGACGCGCCGTGACATCGTTGCGCGGCTCGTCATCGGTGACGCCACCGTCGGCGAACTCGCTGCTCCTTACGACATGAGCCTGCAGGCGATCAGCAAGCACCTCAAGGTGCTCGAGGCCGCAGGTCTGGTCAGTCGCAGCCGAGACGCCCAGCGCCGTCCGGTGCATCTGGAAGCGGACGTGCTGGGGACCATGACCGACTGGGTGCAGCAGCACCAGAGGCGAGCCGAGGAACGCATGTCGCGGCTCGACCGGGTGCTCGCCGAAGCAGGACGGCACACGCCGAATCATTCGCAGCACCGATCAGAGGGAGAACCGTCATGA
- a CDS encoding patatin-like phospholipase family protein, translated as MAAQTPRTAFVLGGGGVLGATQIGALRALLEAGIVPDLVLGTSIGAINGAAYAGRPDADGLADLEDMWTRLTTLRGLRERASYLRRPRGSDLRTHVYPTGGLLQLLRDELPAQTIEDLQIPFQCVAASVERAVAQWFTKGPLAEAVIASCSVPGVFPPFRIGDEHYFDGGLVHSIPVGRAMLLGCERIYVMHVGRVDRPLAPPRWPWQVGQVAFEIARRHRYMEEIESVPDEVDLVVLPTGTESAPGVSIGQMNATAVRRRIDNAYDAATRHLAEHGR; from the coding sequence ATGGCTGCACAAACCCCGCGCACCGCGTTCGTTCTCGGCGGCGGCGGAGTGCTCGGGGCCACCCAGATCGGCGCGCTGCGTGCCCTGCTCGAAGCCGGAATCGTCCCCGACCTGGTGCTGGGCACCAGCATCGGCGCGATCAACGGCGCCGCGTACGCGGGGCGCCCGGACGCCGACGGGCTTGCCGACCTCGAGGACATGTGGACCCGGCTCACCACGCTGCGCGGGTTGCGCGAGCGCGCCTCCTACCTGCGGCGTCCGCGCGGCTCCGACCTACGCACGCACGTCTACCCGACCGGCGGGTTGTTGCAGTTGCTGCGCGACGAGTTGCCAGCGCAGACGATCGAAGACCTGCAGATCCCGTTCCAGTGCGTGGCCGCGAGCGTGGAACGCGCTGTGGCGCAATGGTTCACCAAGGGACCACTGGCCGAAGCCGTCATCGCGTCGTGCTCCGTGCCGGGCGTCTTCCCACCGTTCCGCATCGGCGACGAGCACTACTTCGACGGCGGCCTGGTGCACTCCATCCCGGTCGGCCGGGCGATGCTGCTCGGCTGCGAACGCATCTACGTGATGCATGTCGGACGCGTCGACCGGCCGCTGGCACCGCCGCGCTGGCCGTGGCAGGTCGGTCAGGTCGCGTTCGAGATCGCACGTCGACACCGCTACATGGAGGAGATCGAGTCGGTGCCCGACGAGGTCGACCTCGTCGTACTGCCGACCGGCACCGAATCGGCGCCGGGAGTGTCGATCGGGCAGATGAACGCGACCGCGGTGCGTCGGCGCATCGACAACGCCTACGACGCGGCCACACGCCACCTCGCCGAGCACGGCCGATGA
- a CDS encoding flavodoxin family protein, translated as MSTTPCTLLIAHHSPTRSTRALTDAVVTGANDDAIEGVRVEVREALSTSADDLLAADGYLLGTPANFGYMSGALKHMFDSTFLAIGGALDDSGSAASTGGTTAGRPFGLYVHGRYDLTGAVRAATSIVGALGWKQAAPVLEVTGDVHDAALERAYELGATLAALLAD; from the coding sequence ATGTCGACGACCCCGTGCACGCTCCTGATCGCTCATCACTCCCCCACTCGCTCGACCCGGGCGCTGACCGACGCCGTTGTGACGGGCGCGAACGACGATGCGATCGAGGGCGTGCGCGTGGAAGTACGTGAGGCGCTCTCGACCTCGGCCGACGACCTGCTCGCCGCCGACGGCTACCTGCTCGGCACCCCGGCGAACTTCGGGTACATGTCCGGAGCGCTGAAGCACATGTTCGACTCGACCTTCCTCGCCATCGGCGGGGCACTGGACGACTCCGGCTCGGCGGCATCGACCGGCGGCACGACGGCGGGGCGACCGTTCGGGCTCTACGTGCACGGCCGCTACGACCTCACCGGCGCGGTGCGTGCGGCGACCTCCATCGTCGGGGCGCTGGGGTGGAAGCAGGCGGCCCCGGTGCTCGAGGTGACCGGCGATGTCCACGACGCAGCATTGGAGCGCGCCTACGAACTCGGCGCAACCCTTGCGGCGCTGCTGGCCGACTAG
- a CDS encoding glycerol-3-phosphate dehydrogenase/oxidase, whose amino-acid sequence MRGAVYYTDGQLEDDARLVIALARTAAAHGADVLTRCAATDLREDRLTLTDETTGESVEARGTVVSATGVWAGEHDPSLRISPSRGSHLVVRAEALGCPSAVFTAPVPGHFGRFVFALPQSDGLVLVGLTDDAAPGVDGIAPPVPESDEDFLLATINRALERPLTRQDVVGRFAGLRPLVLPTPSGGSTGGTKRRIGRHGFGERREHGASGDLSEGAERALVEAGATADVSRRHLLIDEPGRPLTIAGGKLTTYRTMAEDAVDAACRRLGTDRECRTRTLPLVGAAPREVLARLEEPTRLVRRYGTEAGRVAELGRRYPRFAGPVAEGVAYTGAEMLFGVLAEGALTVEDLVERRTRTSFVESAVPAAREVAAQVLELATT is encoded by the coding sequence TTGCGCGGTGCCGTCTACTACACCGACGGTCAGCTCGAGGACGACGCCCGCCTCGTGATCGCGCTGGCCCGCACCGCCGCGGCGCACGGCGCGGACGTCCTCACCCGGTGCGCCGCGACCGACCTGCGTGAGGACCGACTCACCCTCACGGACGAGACGACGGGCGAGAGCGTCGAGGCTCGGGGCACGGTCGTCTCGGCGACCGGCGTGTGGGCCGGTGAACACGACCCGTCGTTGCGGATCTCGCCGAGCCGCGGATCCCACCTGGTCGTGCGGGCCGAGGCGCTCGGGTGTCCCAGCGCCGTGTTCACCGCGCCGGTGCCGGGTCACTTCGGCCGGTTCGTGTTCGCTCTGCCACAGAGCGACGGCCTCGTGCTCGTCGGCCTCACCGACGACGCCGCTCCCGGGGTCGACGGCATCGCTCCGCCGGTGCCGGAATCCGACGAGGACTTCCTCCTCGCCACGATCAACCGCGCGCTGGAGCGCCCCCTGACCAGGCAGGACGTGGTGGGCCGGTTCGCCGGGCTGCGGCCGTTGGTGCTGCCGACTCCGTCGGGCGGGTCGACGGGAGGGACGAAGAGGCGGATCGGGAGGCACGGGTTCGGGGAGAGGCGCGAGCACGGCGCGTCGGGGGATCTGTCGGAGGGCGCGGAGCGCGCACTCGTCGAGGCGGGCGCGACCGCCGACGTGTCCCGACGGCACCTGCTCATCGACGAACCTGGCCGGCCCCTGACGATCGCCGGGGGCAAGCTCACGACCTATCGCACGATGGCCGAGGACGCCGTGGACGCCGCCTGCCGTCGTCTCGGGACGGACCGGGAGTGCCGGACGAGGACGCTCCCGCTCGTGGGCGCGGCGCCGCGGGAGGTGCTGGCCCGTCTCGAGGAACCGACCCGTCTCGTGCGCCGTTACGGCACCGAGGCCGGTCGTGTCGCGGAGTTGGGCCGTCGGTACCCCCGGTTCGCGGGCCCCGTCGCCGAGGGCGTCGCCTACACCGGTGCGGAGATGCTCTTCGGCGTGCTGGCGGAGGGCGCCCTCACGGTGGAGGACCTCGTCGAACGCCGCACCCGCACCTCCTTCGTCGAGTCCGCCGTCCCCGCCGCCCGCGAGGTCGCCGCCCAGGTCCTGGAACTCGCGACCACCTGA